A part of Aegilops tauschii subsp. strangulata cultivar AL8/78 chromosome 2, Aet v6.0, whole genome shotgun sequence genomic DNA contains:
- the LOC109752594 gene encoding uncharacterized protein, which translates to MVGTKLAALGVFVILSIGLASAARVARYSSAAETSMGGEGRGGGYVTGGGSGSGNGVGSAESGDGGVRASIVGGGDGGGSSQYGGSGYGEGSGSGMSSGTYNKGSHYDFGGYSSSAANGGGGGGGQAGDRDGSSGHGVGSGIASGSGKADGVSRGPSYLNAKSDGNGGGKGSAQNGGSGGGQGGGSGSGDAHP; encoded by the coding sequence ATGGTGGGCACCAAACTCGCAGCTCTTGGGGTCTTTGTTATTTTGAGCATTGGATTAGCCAGTGCTGCAAGAGTGGCCAGATACTCTAGTGCAGCAGAGACCAGCATGGGAGGGGAGGGACGGGGCGGTGGGTATGTGACTGGCGGCGGCTCGGGGTCAGGGAACGGTGTTGGGTCTGCCGAGAGTGGAGATGGTGGAGTCCGTGCAAGCATTGTTGGCGGTGgagacggaggcggcagcagccaATATGGTGGTTCGGGATACGGCGAAGGATCTGGCTCGGGCATGAGCTCCGGTACGTATAACAAAGGGTCTCATTATGATTTCGGTGGATATTCTAGCAGTGCCGCgaatggtggtggtggcggtgggggACAAGCTGGAGACCGCGATGGATCAAGCGGTCATGGTGTCGGCAGCGGCATTGCCTCTGGCTCTGGTAAGGCAGACGGAGTTTCTAGAGGACCTAGTTATCTGAATGCTAAATCCGATGGAAATGGTGGCGGCAAAGGCAGCGCTCAAAATGGCGGGAGCGGTGGTGGTCAAGGTGGTGGATCTGGGAGTGGTGACGCACACCCTTAA